A region from the Metarhizium brunneum chromosome 7, complete sequence genome encodes:
- the SKT5 gene encoding Protein SKT5 — translation MAAVSTSPPHTMTTAHGDHHDHTSRHGYALPPADAAPRKTVDAPSLGGGSARLRDTPASPVRVNFQAENWAQPSNANIEHAKPQTAEFGLAQDSYSHASSAASIDGSEMIPLSATSTARQSQPSTVGPVHDDVDALAAKFAHSSLDLSLPAASFQRLETSTMSPKDRVRNQGVNRNSRESDDTTSTSPQQQPSAESSASTSVSSVSGVNDNSEYPPNGDSPGSSIIEGNLPRNLSVPQFQYHHQQQEHPARVPSRGAGQIPPSSSSDLPENEGHIRRHLTPTSGYLQRNSLPRPQSSYSTLSDYSPRGRSPNLLPGGSHMRPPSVQSRKSPDARPSSYAELLKVPYPQQAPPSFSLDNSDLRTVIGNNASLLSTQKTLDMYRQNVKKTTSASTQYSFAVFLISTAQEQGVDVSNPKVKKTPQQPLRDLDSPIVEGSVTNPYDLVREARQILQRLANGGYPFAQYYLADGYASGLFSKGKEDYNSAFPLFVLAAKHGHAESAYRTALCYEFGWGCRKDPVKAVQFLRTAASKRHPGAMTRLGKACLSGDLGEKRYREGIKWLKLAAEAADSQYNAAPYQLGCLYETGYGDDIFADASYAAELFTQAADLGHPEANYRMGDAYEHGRLNCPRDPALSVHFYTGAAERGHSAAMMGLCAWYMVGAPPILEKDPEEAYEWARRSAELGFVKAQYAVGYFTEMGIGCRRDILEANVWYVKAASSGDERAKQRIAVIEAAVSGGGTPMDVAPPRDKKSGKDDKDCVIM, via the exons ATGGCCGCCGTTAGCACCTCTCCGCCTCATACCATGACTACTGCCCACGGCGATCATCACGATCACACTTCCCGGCATGGTTATGCATTGCCTCCCGCAGACGCTGCCCCCAGAAAAACTGTCGACGCTCCCTCACTGGGGGGAGGCAGTGCACGATTACGGGACACACCGGCCTCTCCTGTGAGGGTCAACTTTCAGGCCGAGAACTGGGCCCAACCGTCAAATGCCAATATTGAACATGCGAAGCCGCAGACTGCGGAATTTGGTCTTGCACAAGACTCCTATAGTCATGCATCGTCGGCCGCCTCCATAGATGGATCTGAAATGATTCCCTTGTCCGCGACCTCCACCGCCCGGCAGTCTCAACCGTCCACCGTTGGACCCGTTCACGACGACGTCGATGCGCTAGCAGCAAAGTTCGCCCACTCATCACTAGATCTTAGCCTTCCGGCCGCATCGTTCCAACGACTCGAAACCTCCACCATGAGCCCCAAGGATCGTGTCCGAAATCAAGGTGTGAATCGAAACAGCCGCGAGTCTGACGACACAACAAGCACctcgccgcagcagcaaccgTCCGCCGAGTCGTCAGCTTCAACAAGCGTGAGCTCCGTCTCCGGCGTCAACGATAATTCGGAGTACCCGCCGAATGGTGACTCGCCGGGAAGTTCCATCATCGAGGGAAACTTACCCAGGAATCTGTCTGTTCCACAGTTCCagtaccaccaccaacagcaAGAACATCCTGCACGAGTTCCCAGCAGAGGAGCTGGCCAAATTccgccatcgtcgtcttctgaTCTCCCGGAAAATGAGGGCCACATCAGGCGTCACCTGACCCCCACATCGGGATACCTGCAAAGAAACTCTCTCCCTCGACCTCAGTCGTCATATTCGACTCTTTCGGATTACAGCCCGCGCGGCAGATCCCCCAACCTTCTGCCTGGCGGCTCTCACATGCGCCCTCCTTCTGTCCAGTCTCGCAAGTCTCCCGATGCTAGACCATCGTCGTACGCAGAACTGCTCAAAGTCCCTTACCCCCAGCAGGCCCCCCCGTCCTTCTCACTGGATAACTCGGATCTTCGAACCGTCATTGGAAACAATGCGTCTCTTCTTAGCACCCAGAAAACACTGGACATGTATCGACAGAATGTGAAGAAGACAACCTCTGCCTCGACCCAGTACTCTTTTGCCGTATTTCTCATCTCAACTGCACAGGAGCAAGGCGTGGATGTGTCGAACCCCAAGGTCAAAAAGACCCCACAGCAGCCATTGCGGGATCTCGACAGCCCCATCGTCGAGGGTTCTGTAACCAACCCTTACGACCTGGTTCGCGAGGCTCGCCAGATCCTTCAGCGATTGGCAAATGGCGGGTATCCTTTTGCCCAATACTATCTTGCCGATGGCTACGCCTCTGGTCTCTTCAGCAAGGGGAAAGAAGACTACAACTCAGCCTTTCCGCTCTTTGTTCTCGCGGCTAAGCACGGCCACGCCGAATCTGCCTACCGCACCGCTCTGTGCTATGAGTTTGGGTGGGGGTGCCGGAAAGACCCCGTGAAGGCTGTTCAGTTTCTCCGGACTGCCGCCTCGAAACGCCATCCGGGTGCCATGACGCGCTTGGGCAAGGCATGCCTTTCTGGTGATTTGGGCGAGAAGCGATACCGTGAAGGCATCAAGTGGCTGAAGCTTGCCGCTGAGGCCGCTGATTCCCAGTACAACGCTGCCCCTTATCAACTTGGCTGCCTGTACGAGACTGGATACGGTGATGACATTTTTGCAGATGCGAGCTATGCCGCCGAGCTATTCACCCAGGCAGCAGACCTGGGTCACCCGGAGGCTAACTACCGAATGGGTGATGCTTACGAGCATGGTCGACTGAATTGTCCTCGCGATCCTGCCCTAAGCGTGCACTTTTATACCGGTGCTGCTGAACGTGGGCATTCCGCTGCCATGATGGGCCTCTGCGCATGGTACATGGTTGGAGCTCCTCCGATTTTGGAAAAGGATCCAGAGGAAGCGTACGAATGGGCGCGACGATCTGCTGAGCTAG GTTTTGTCAAGGCGCAGTACGCCGTGGGGTACTTTACTGAAATGGGCATCGGCTGTCGACGGGACATTCTCGAGGCCAATGTCTGGTACGTGAAAGCCGCCTCGTCTGGTGACGAACGAGCCAAGCAGCGTATTGCCGTCATCGAAGCCGCTGTCAGCGGAGGAGGCACTCCCATGGACGTTGCACCGCCGCGTGACAAGAAGAGTGGCAAAGACGACAAGGACTGTGTCATCATGTAG
- the fft2 gene encoding ATP-dependent helicase fft2, with the protein MIDSSPPPPTRHSSTAPRNPSTSRVPAGLDDIDELAGDTIPCSPSAFLRNPSREREITQPTQILSKPGLALAMDRSSSPASIIEVPASSPFQPKEPSKLGSRLAPAGTFFRPPPRPPPSRSKESKRPAAEPISLISDDEGDSSPPRGDIRPTTFKAKIAEFVYNPAAEERETKNKLRQIYDVFGDKYPSERVREALRACGNDLDDAIIWLESAPEQTGKSIFPESSKPNKRRLVSKATLQNNARRPISLDRNTSPSLPSSPPQKKEKPQKRRLVQGLKKRNDSSPQKSFDGPTSSRKNSVVIDLVDNDKEDAFEAEPSPAPSVENDDRVLNCLNTSTLKELAAMTGMKEDLLEPLMEKRPFDNLSQARRVSATKKAGARKSPRVSIGESAVDAVEVFLNAVTAIDDVVAKCETKGQAVKSVMDSWDLDMFGHNKRSSRASPDNDMPPTPSSMTSKYTSPLVPRQPRMMDGHCRMKPFQLFGLNWMSLLCSYDIGCILADEMGLGKTCQVISLMCHMVEEYEREPKANRPWPNLIVVPPSTYNNWLHEFERFAPDLSVVGYRGSKSERAEIAYEVERDPESYHVVLATYSQINSDEDIEAMQSFDLNAAVFDEGHKMKNPETKIYRDLRRINATWKMLLTGTPVQNNLLEMTALLNFINPQMFDGYMDDIRYIFSQKVTIKDVSNGAFLYAERVRRARTILEPFILQRRKDQVLSDMPPKICTVVHCDMTDSQKKTYAEYEELFKLEPSLRASKAKGRQNDQNNAWIQLRKAALHPLLFRRHFTDEMVTEMGKILMDRIPQSELHQPDIKHLVQELKNSSDFELHLWCRDYPRLLKQFDISSAAELDSGKVTKLLELIRQYQENGDRVLVFSKFSRLIDLLQEVLALQGIDHRVLMGSTDVSERQVLIDEFNGNANIPVFLLTTGAGGTGINLTAANKVIIFDQSDNPQDDIQAENRAHRLGQKRDVEVIRLIASQTIEELVYKACQKKIELANKVTGALEDTHGAEQNMEQEVRKMMLEGKMTPP; encoded by the exons ATGATCGACTCatcgcctccgccgccaacaCGGCACTCAAGTACCGCTCCACGAAATCCGTCCACCTCACGAGTCCCTGCTGGTCTCGATGATATCGATGAATTAGCTGGGGACACTATTCCCTGCTCACCGTCGGCATTCTTGCGCAACCCGTCGCGAGAACGGGAGATTACACAACCGACACAGATTTTGAGCAAGCCGGGTTTAGCATTGGCCATGGACCGCTCCTCTTCGCCCGCTAGCATCATCGAAGTTCCTGCTTCTTCGCCATTCCAGCCAAAGGAGCCCTCGAAACTGGGTTCTCGCCTCGCACCTGCGGGAACCTTCTTTCGGCCACCGCCTCGACCACCACCGTCTCGTTCAAAGGAATCTAAGCGACCCGCCGCAGAGCCAATAAGTCTGATTTctgacgacgagggcgactCATCACCACCTAGGGGGGACATTCGACCAACCACGTTTAAGGCAAAGATTGCCGAATTTGTGTATAACCCGGCTGCTGAGGAGAGAGAAACCAAGAATAAGCTGCGACAAATATATGATGTCTTCGGCGACAAGTATCCTTCAGAGAGAGTCAGAGAAGCGCTTAGAGCGTGTGGGAACGACCTTGACGATGCAATCATCTGGCTGGAAAGTGCGCCGGAGCAGACAGGCAAGAGTATCTTTCCAGAATCCAGCAAGCCAAATAAGAGGCGGTTAGTATCAAAGGCAACATTGCAGAATAACGCAAGGAGACCAATATCGCTTGATCGAAACACGTCGCCTTCCCTCCCTTCAAGTCCGCcccagaagaaagaaaagccaCAGAAGCGCCGGCTTGTCCAAGGATTGAAAAAGCGAAACGATTCCTCGCCTCAAAAGTCTTTTGACGGGCCAACATCCTCAAGGAAAAATTCCGTGGTGATTGACCTCGTCGACAATGATAAAGAAGATGCGTTTGAGGCCGAGCCGTCCCCCGCCCCATCAGTAGAGAACGACGATAGAGTACTCAACTGTCTTAATACAAGTACTCTCAAGGAACTCGCAGCAATGACGGGTATGAAAGAGGATCTTCTGGAACCCCTCATGGAGAAGAGGCCGTTTGATAACCTGTCACAAGCCCGTCGTGTCAGTGCGACGAAGAAAGCTGGTGCTCGAAAGTCGCCGAGAGTCAGCATAGGAGAGTCCGCTGTTGACGCTGTTGAAGTATTTCTCAACGCCGTGACAGCTATTGACGACGTCGTTGCGAAGTGTGAAACGAAGGGGCAAGCAGTCAAGAGTGTAATGGACAGTTGGGACCTTGACATGTTTGGTCACAACAAGCGAAGTAGTCGAGCATCCCCCGATAACGATATGCCCCCTACGCCAAGCAGTATGACTTCCAAGTACACATCACCATTGGTACCTCGGCAGCCCAggatgatggatggacatTGTCGAATGAAGCCATTCCAGCTTTTTGGTTTAAATTGGATGTCATTGTTGTGCAGCTATGATATTGGCTGTATTCTGGCTGACGAGATGGGCTTGGGCAAGACTTGTCAGGTCATCTCGCTCATGTGTCATATGGTTGAGGAATATGAAAGGGAGCCCAAGGCGAACCGACCGTGGCCAAATTTGATTGTGGTGCCGCCGAGCACTTACAATAATTGGCTTCATGAGTTTGAGAGATTTGCTCCAGATCTGTCCGTTGTGGGCTACCGAGGCTCTAAGTCGGAACGAGCTGAAATCGCTTATGAAGTCGAGCGAGATCCAGAGTCGTATCATGTCGTTTTGGCCACTTATTCACAGATCAACTCGGATGAAGATATCGAGGCCATGCAGTCGTTTGATCTGAATGCAGCAGTTTTTGACGAGGGTCACAAAATGAAGAACCCAGAAACAAAGATTTATCGAGATTTGCGCCGCATCAATGCAACATGGAAGATGCTCCTGACTG GAACACCGGTGCAAAATAATCTGCTCGAAATGACTGCTTTGCTAAATTTTATTAACCCACAGATGTTTGACGGCTACATGGATGACATTCGATATATTTTCAGCCAAAAGGTTACGATTAAAGACGTGTCGAACGGAGCTTTCTTGTATGCCGAACGTGTTAGACGTGCGCGAACTATTCTGGAACCATTCATCCTGCAGCGACGAAAGGACCAGGTTTTGTCAGATATGCCGCCAAAGATTTGCACCGTTGTGCACTGCGACATGACTGATTCACAAAAGAAGACATATGCCGAGTATGAAGAGCTCTTCAAGCTGGAGCCATCTTTACGTGcatccaaggccaagggGCGACAGAATGATCAAAACAATGCGTGGATACAGCTCCGCAAAGCAGCATTGCATCCCTTGTTGTTCCGACGGCACTTTACAGATGAAATGGTCACAGAGATGGGCAAGATATTAATGGATAGAATCCCACAATCTGAGCTCCATCAGCCGGATATCAAGCATCTGGTGCAAGAACTCAAGAATTCGTCTGATTTTGAGCTTCACCTGTGGTGTCGAGACTACCCCAGGTTGCTTAAGCAATTCGACATATCTTCTGCTGCGGAATTGGACAGCGGCAAGGTCACGAAGCTACTAGAGCTTATCAGGCAGTATCAGGAGAACGGGGATCGAGTGCTCGTGTTCAGCAAGTTCTCTCGGCTGATTGACCTTTTACAGGAGGTTCTTGCTCTGCAGGGCATTGATCATCGTGTTCTGATGGGAAGTACGGATGTTTCAGAGCGACAGGTGCTCATCGACGAGTTTAACGGGAATGCAAACATCCCAGTGTTTTTGTTGACGACTGGCGCGGGCGGTACAGGCATCAACCTCACTGCCGCAAACAAAGTCATCATCTTTGACCAGTCGGACAACCCGCAAGACGACATCCAAGCGGAGAACCGGGCCCATCGTCTTGGGCAGAAACGAGACGTCGAGGTGATCCGACTGATTGCTTCTCAAACAATCGAAGAGCTCGTCTACAAGGCGtgccagaagaagattgagCTCGCCAACAAGGTTACCGGGGCGCTGGAAGACACGCACGGCGCAGAACAGAACATGGAACAAGAAGTTCGCAAGATGATGCTGGAAGGGAAGATGACGCCCCCGTAG
- the vma-21 gene encoding Vacuolar ATPase assembly integral membrane protein vma-21, which translates to MATRRIISTEKTILEKDDQPEKSNISPAVPKDVIFKLLGFTFAMIVVPIGSYFLTVHTVFKGNSSLAGGLAALLANVVLISYIIVAMKEDDSATLGESVKKPETKKDQ; encoded by the exons ATGGCAACCCGCCGCATCATCAGCACCGAAAAGACCATCCTCGAAAAAGACGACCAGCCCGAAAAGTCAAACATATCCCCCGCCGTCCCCAA GGATGTCATTTTCAAGCTTCTCGGTTTCACATTCGCCATGATCGTCGTCCCCATAGGCTCGTACTTTCTGACCGTCCACACCGTTTTCAAAG GAAACTCTTCCCTTGCAGGAGGCCTGGCCGCTCTTCTGGCCAACGTGGTGCTTATAAGCTACATTATTGTGGCAATGAAGGAGGATGATTCGGCGACACTGGGAGAGAGTGTCAAGAAACCAGAGACAAAAAAAGACCAATGA
- the rpl35b gene encoding 60S ribosomal protein L33-A: protein MPSESGHRLYVKGRHLSYQRSRHVTRPGTSLIKIEGVDDTSAANFYLGKKVAFVYRGQKEIRGSKIRVIWGKVTRPHGNSGVVRAKFTSPLPTKSFGASVRVMLYPSSI from the exons ATGCCTTCCGAGAGCGGCCACAGAC TATACGTCAA GGGACGTCACCTGAGCTACCAGCGCTCCCGCCACGTCACCAGACCTGGCACCAGCCTGATCAAGATCGAGGGCGTCGATGACACCTCTGCTGCCAA CTTCTACCTCGGCAAGAAGGTTGCCTTCGTCTACCGCGGCCAGAAGGAGATCCGTGGATCCAAGATCCGCGTCATCTGGGGCAAGGTCACCCGGCCACACG GCAACTCCGGCGTCGTCCGCGCCAAGTTCACTTCTCCCCTCCCCACTAAGTCTTTCGGTGCATCGGTTCGTGTGATGCTGTACCCCTCTTCGATATAA
- the gsdA gene encoding Glucose-6-phosphate 1-dehydrogenase: MELKENTSIVVLGASGDLAKKKTYPALFGLYRNQFLPKDVRIIGYARTKMDHEEYLKRIKSYIKTPTKEIEQQLESFLGLCSYISGQYDKDESFEVLNNHLAEIEKGRPETHRLFYMALPPSVFTIVSQHLKKCCYPPKGIARVIVEKPFGKDLASSRELQKSLEPDWKEEELFRIDHYLGKEMVKNILILRFGNSFLGATWNRHHIDNVQITFKEPFGTEGRGGYFDEFGIIRDVMQNHLLQVLTLLAMERPISFDSEDIRDEKVRVLRAIPAIEPKNVIIGQYGKSLDGSKPSYKEDDTVPKDSRCPTFCALVAYIKNERWDGVPFIMKAGKALNEQKTEIRIQFKDVTSGIFKDIPRNELVMRIQPNESVYIKMNSKLPGLSMQTVVTELDLTYRRRFSDLKIPEAYESLVLDCLKGDHSNFVRDDELDASWRVFTPLLHYLDDNKEIIPMEYPYGSRGPAVLDDFTASYGYKFSDAAGYQWPTTTAAPPNKL; encoded by the exons ATGGAGCTGAAGGAGAATACGTCCATTGTCGTGCTGGGCGCCTCAGGCgatctggccaagaagaagaca TACCCGGCGCTTTTTGGATTG TATCGAAATCAATTCCTGCCCAAAGATGTGAGAATCATCGGGTATGCGCGCACCAAGATGGACCACGAGGAGTACCTCAAGCGTATCAAGTCGTACATCAAAACCCCTACCAAGGAGattgagcagcagctcgagaGCTTCTTGGGTCTCTGCTCGTACATCTCGGGCCAGTACGACAAGGATGAGTCCTTCGAGGTTCTCAACAACCACTTGGCCGAAATTGAAAAGGGCCGCCCCGAGACTCACCGGTTGTTTTACATGGCTCTTCCTCCCAGCGTCTTCACAATTGTTTCGCAGCATTTGAAGAAGTGCTGCTACCCTCCCAAGGGTATCGCCAGGGTTATT GTTGAGAAACCTTTCGGCAAGGATCTCGCAAGCTCCCGTGAACTCCAAAAGTCACTCGAGCCTGACtggaaggaagaagagctgTTCCGTATTGACCATTACCTTGGTAAGGAAATGGTCAAGAATATTCTCATTCTCAGATTTGGTAACTCCTTCCTCGGCGCAACTTGGAATCGACACCACATTGATAATGTTCAAATCACATTCAAGGAGCCATTCGGAACAGAGGGACGTGGAGGATATTTTGATGAGTTTGGCATTATTCGAGACGTCATGCAGAACCACCTGCTGCAGGTTTTGACTCTCCTGGCCATGGAGCGACCCATTTCGTTCGACTCGGAAGATATCCGTGATGAGAAGGTGCGCGTCCTGCGTGCTATCCCTGCCATAGAGCCCAAGAATGTTATTATTGGACAATACGGAAAGTCGCTGGACGGCAGCAAGCCTTCATACAAGGAAGACGACACCGTCCCCAAAGATTCGAGATGCCCCACTTTTTGTGCCTTGGTTGCGTACATCAAGAACGAGCGCTGGGACGGTGTTCCTTTCATCATGAAGGCTGGCAAGGCCCTGAACGAGCAAAAGACAGAGATTCGAATCCAGTTCAAGGATGTCACTTCGGGTATTTTCAAGGACATCCCGCGAAACGAGCTGGTTATGCGCATCCAGCCCAACGAGAGTGTGTACATTAAGATGAACTCGAAGCTGCCTGGCCTGAGCATGCAGACTGTGGTTACTGAGCTCGATCTTACTTACCGACGACGATTTTCGGATCTGAAGATTCCTGAGGCTTACGAGTCTCTCGTCCTGGACTGCCTCAAGGGCGACCACTCCAATTTTGTTcgtgacgacgagctcgatGCCAGCTGGCGCGTCTTTACTCCCCTGCTCCACTACCTGGATGACAATAAGGAAATTATCCCTATGGAGTATCCATATG GTTCGCGCGGCCCTGCTGTTCTCGATGATTTCACTGCTTCGTACGGCTATAAGTTCAGCGATGCCGCCGGCTATCAGTGGCCCACGACTACGGCTGCACCACCAAACAAGTTGTAA
- the RGR1 gene encoding Mediator of RNA polymerase II transcription subunit 14 codes for MESSGHNGTRTDHDRDSSMNGVNGANGTPQDSGFPKEKASAATATDGSAKAINGNDESRSQESNQNGEAERVISRMNDLPDEIVHITQGFVPLSLLLTRLAQTSHNALQDKVAEMAKMPLPAAAANGSSSYSSSGPDDSSADNLRKKGALTNFAQEWHGKWLKALVIAEWSRKAHLVSKLIDLKFHIDQQRILYDTALDEMVNVKRDLTFARMPSPDLKTALQVLSTGNAPWMPDLGYIEPPTLTPELQLKWINELNTLLSLRLNLDDFDKIPYHFRNYEISSGRVTFKVEGEFEVDLTIADEDFEKQFWFIDFRYAFTPAASSISESLRNYLENCVNDVLGKEGLLGCYQFLHELVLTTKIHELKRQAMQLSRTSWTGTLNVEPLNRALSIQYWTGRSTTMGSKSWVIVAVNSNRSGNGKEAASSTSQLVVNWYRDNKEVKGVEIEFNVNELSAEALLTNVIARHVEHILTSIHDKLLTVARFKNHEASMALRVSRTDPAFSSLTTQVGHSGEASMLLEPMTGVFALKPPSRFTIQPEHQLNMGKNPAEDGLNCLEVLRCAVMEDELHCRATLMGWFVRKPPMAAEELKSAIKVRDWTRVICLQKDGWGSNWFVVVVLSLNGDEWWLLESNPNQASKTLRFKAKLPFNNGHPDLSDVFWENLAFFTTGVIAQSVDLRELHRQKIKSRSSNRISLSTPQTVRLPSTDVALSALFPSMVFDQSKPEEDALSNSEGQLSNLELLSLIQQASGAVLVRKKAWADNIVSITFRGIRCLSKAENADDGSKENELICTSEAILKVRKPSKFASLDGLADRDVSYNPKRGEFALRIQRAVGRPILDTLKSRIKAIDRFVNFLEALESANGTITTESVTLRQITFYYSELQTKQSSNDADQVMEDSRKRWRVVLDLSKDDIDIEIEKGNPHLRVLDLMRQLVNSDGGIGVLTAWLPASLPALQAIDKMETEWEPIQAAGQGRIEFSMKTVAWMSVEYTMASDAKTLKNPIRLQVQMQPRRSQAWWHVWRSDAEPNADDRVSTALQPIWKKRGDNWLGLSTGAAGRPQDGVVKMLLAVDEAIRSTITSGPGVTQGNEVVVLD; via the exons atggAATCGAGCGGCCACAATGGCACGCGCACCGATCATGATAGGGATTCCTCCATGAACGGTGTTAACGGTGCCAATGGCACCCCGCAGGACTCAGGATTTCCAAAGGAGAAAGCTTCTGCTGCAACAGCGACAGATGGTAGTGCCAAAGCTATTAACGGCAACGACGAATCACGATCGCAAGAATCGAATCAAAACGGAGAAGCCGAAAGAGTTATAAGCCGCATGAACGACCTCCCAGACGAAATCGTACACATTACTCAAGGATTTGTTCCTTTATCACTTCTTCTTACGCGCCTAGCACAGACCTCACATAATGCCCTTCAGGACAAAGTCGCcgagatggccaagatgcctttaccagcggcggcggcaaacgGCAGTTCATCGTATTCATCCAGCGGACCAGACGATAGCTCGGCAGATAACTTGAGGAAGAAGGGGGCACTGACTAACTTTGCACAAGAATGGCATGGAAAGTGGCTCAAGGCCCTCGTCATTGCAGAATGGAGCAGGAAGGCTCATTTGGTCAGCAAGCTTATTGACCTCAAGTTTCACATAGATCAACAAAGGATCCTTTACGACACCGCCCTCGACGAGATGGTTAATGTGAAAAGGGACCTGACATTTGCCCGTATGCCAAGCCCGGATTTAAAGACTGCTCTCCAAGTGCTTTCTACCGGAAACGCTCCTTGGATGCCCGAT CTTGGATATATCGAACCGCCCACCCTAACACCAGAGTTGCAGCTGAAGTGGATAAACGAGTTGAACACACTGCTATCACTGAGACTTAACCTTGACGACTTCGACAAGATTCCGTATCATTTTCGCAACTACGAGATCAGTTCCGGACGAGTTACATTTAAGGTTGAAGGCGAATTTGAGGTTGATTTGACCATCGCGGATGAGGATTTTGAGAAGCAGTTCTGGTTCATCGACTTCCGATACGCTTTTACGccagcagcctcgtcaaTTTCCGAATCATTAAGAAATTACCTGGAAAACTGTGTGAATGATGTTCTTGGGAAAGAAGGTCTACTGGGCTGCTACCAGTTTCTCCACGAGCTTGTCCTCACGACCAAGATTCATGAGTTGAAAAGACAGGCCATGCAACTAAGTCGCACCTCTTGGACAGGGACATTGAATGTGGAACCACTGAACCGGGCGCTTTCAATCCAGTACTGGACGGGACGGTCTACAACCATGGGGTCCAAGAGCTGGGTTATAGTGGCAGTCAACAGCAATCGCTCAGGAAACGGCAAAGAGGCCGCCTCATCGACAAGCCAATTGGTGGTAAACTGGTACCGAGACAATAAGGAGGTGAAAGGTGTAGAGATTGAGTTCAATGTGAACGAGCTCTCTGCAGAAGCTTTGTTAACAAATGTCATTGCTCGGCACGTAGAGCACATCCTCACCAGCATACACGACAAGCTTTTGACAGTGGCGCGGTTCAAGAATCACGAAGCCAGTATGGCTCTTCGAGTATCGAGGACCGACCCTGCGTTTTCCAGTTTGACGACACAAGTAGGACACAGCGGAGAAGCCTCGATGCTCCTCGAACCTATGACGGGCGTATTCGCTTTAAAACCACCTTCGAGGTTTACTATACAGCCAGAGCACCAGCTTAACATGGGAAAAAACCCCGCGGAAGATGGTCTCAACTGCTTGGAAGTTCTTCGCTGTGCAGTCATGGAGGATGAGCTGCACTGTCGGGCGACTTTGATGGGATGGTTTGTTAGAAAACCACCAATGGCGGCGGAAGAACTGAAATCGGCAATCAAGGTGCGAGACTGGACTCGGGTCATCTGTTTGCAGAAGGATGGGTGGGGTTCGAATTGGTTTGTGGTTGTTGTGTTGAGCTTGAATGGTGACGAGTGGTGGCTGCTCGAGTC AAATCCCAACCAGGCAAGCAAAACACTTAGATTCAAGGCAAAACTACCCTTCAACAACGGCCACCCCGACTTGTCAGATGTTTTCTGGGAGAATCTGGCATTCTTTACCACCGGAGTTATTGCCCAATCAGTCGACCTCCGAGAATTGCACCGACAGAAAATTAAGAGCAGGTCAAGTAATAGAATTAGCTTGTCGACACCTCAGACAGTGCGACTGCCATCAACCGATGTGGCACTTTCTGCATTGTTTCCCTCCATGGTCTTTGACCAGAGCAAGCCAGAGGAGGACGCTTTGTCAAACAGCGAAGGGCAACTCAGTAACTTGGAGCTTCTGTCACTTATCCAGCAGGCGTCCGGTGCTGTCCTGGTGCGAAAGAAGGCGTGGGCAGACAACATTGTCAGCATTACTTTCAGGGGCATCAGATGCCTATCAAAGGCTGAAAatgctgatgatggaagCAAAGAAAACGAGCTTATTTGTACATCGGAAGCAATCCTCAAGGTTAGGAAACCTTCCAAGTTTGCTTCGCTCGACGGTCTCGCGGACCGTGATGTATCTTACAATCCTAAACGAGGCGAGTTCGCCCTGCGTATACAACGCGCAGTAGGCAGGCCTATACTCGATACGCTCAAGTCACgaatcaaggccattgacCGATTCGTCAACTTTTTGGAAGCATTGGAGAGTGCCAATGGCACCATTACCACCGAGTCAGTGACTCTACGGCAAATAACATTTTATTACAGCGAACTTCAGACCAAACAGAGCAGCAACGATGCGGACCAGGTCATGGAAGACTCGCGCAAGCGTTGGCGTGTGGTTTTGGATCTGTCCAAGGACGACATTGACATCGAAATTGAGAAGGGTAATCCCCATCTCCGGGTCCTCGATTTGATGAGACAGCTGGTCAATAGTGATGGCGGCATTGGGGTCTTGACTGCGTGGCTCCCTGCGTCGCTGCCGGCGCTCCAGGCCATCGACAAGATGGAAACGGAATGGGAACCAATTCAGGCTGCCGGGCAGGGCCGTATAGAATTCTCCATGAAGACGGTGGCCTGGATGAGCGTCGAATACACCATGGCGTCAGACGCCAAGACACTCAAGAACCCTATCCGGCTGCAAGTACAAATGCAGCCCCGCCGCAGCCAGGCGTGGTGGCACGTTTGGCGATCCGACGCCGAACCAAACGCCGACGACAGGGTTTCCACAGCCTTGCAACCGATCTGGAAAAAACGAGGCGACAATTGGCTCGGCCTCTCCACGGGCGCAGCTGGTCGCCCGCAAGACGGCGTGGTGAAGATGCTGTTGGCTGTGGATGAAGCGATTCGGAGCACGATAACCAGTGGACCCGGTGTGACGCAGGGCAACGAAGTCGTTGTTCTGGATTAG